One Triticum dicoccoides isolate Atlit2015 ecotype Zavitan chromosome 5B, WEW_v2.0, whole genome shotgun sequence genomic window carries:
- the LOC119306345 gene encoding uncharacterized protein LOC119306345, which yields MWRTRPGGFYGLRAEISIWGSPNQEYSQDSGASIQIYCQDGGHYNLIEAGFHVSPSLYHNRDVRFFTYWTKDFKSAGCYNLRCKGFVPASGAALVPGQAVTPPSSYGEYDHYVRLSLNKDPKSEDWVVYRHDLQTPSFLGYFPVQLCSGTPRIEALPGFVNYLKSTHGPPMGSGHFPDEKDDDKTTAYFRHVKNYDSKGRAFEPVTVNMTPLVDKPDCYTETDFLPGINKGYHFHYGGPSGCVG from the exons ATGTGGCGCACTAGACCAGGAGGATTCTATGGCCTTCGAGCTGAAATTAGTATATGGGGTTCACCAAATCAAGAATACTCTCAAGACTCCGGAGCATCCATACAAATTTATTGTCAAGATGGAGGACACTACAACTTAATTGAAGCCGGGTTTCAT GTATCCCCTTCTTTGTATCATAATAGAGATGTCCGTTTCTTCACATATTGGACG AAGGACTTTAAATCAGCGGGCTGCTACAACTTGCGGTGCAAAGGATTTGTTCCTGCAAGTGGAGCTGCACTAGTGCCTGGGCAAGCAGTTACTCCCCCATCAAGTTATGGCGAGTATGACCACTACGTTAGGCTTAGTCTTAATAAG GATCCCAAATCCGAAGATTGGGTGGTGTACCGTCACGATTTGCAAACCCCGTCGTTCTTGGGTTATTTTCCAGTGCAACTTTGTTCTGGAACACCGCGTATAGAAGCATTGCCTGGATTTGTCAATTACTTAAAAAGTACTCATGGTCCTCCAATGGGTAGTGGTCACTTTCCTGATGAGAAGGATGATGACAAGACAACAGCGTACTTCAGGCATGTTAAGAACTACGACTCCAAAGGTCGCGCTTTCGAACCAGTTACAGTTAATATGACCCCTTTAGTTGACAAGCCGGATTGTTACACGGAAACTGATTTCCTTCCTGGTATCAACAAGGGGTACCATTTTCACTATGGTGGACCAAGTGGTTGTGTTGGTTGA